A genomic window from Solanum dulcamara chromosome 11, daSolDulc1.2, whole genome shotgun sequence includes:
- the LOC129873382 gene encoding protein LOW PHOTOSYNTHETIC EFFICIENCY 1, chloroplastic-like — protein MPYLNVWSSRTNCLISEQELASSSSSVFTWRRNESRVLAYSDHVSTTLRYTSNKPKFRNQDFCLRTEFFPFRCRKKDSFGPSFALTQASEEKAIDCDVRKQNSQSFTRGEGGVEGFDCVQLEEKGDLTHNAEYDDDGDVGSEEEEAGRVKGEKVDVRALARSLHFVKTADEVDEILKDKVELPLQVYSSMIRGFGKDKKLNSAIALVEWLRRRNKDNIGSISLNVFIYNSLLGAIKEAGKYDFVDKVMDDMISEGVQPNVVTYNTLMRIYIEQGRELEALNLFRRMPKKGLSPSPASYSTALFAYRRLEDGFGAITFFVETREKYQNGEIGNIEEENWEYEFAKLENYIIRICYQVMRQWLVKGENANTNVLKLLTDMDKARLQLSRAEYERLVWACTREEHHVVAKELYNRIREIDTEISLSVCNHIIWLMGKAKKWWAALEIYEDLLDKGPKPNNMSYELIVSHFNILLSAARKRGIWRWGVRLLNKMEEKGLKPSSREWNAVLVACSKASETSAAVQIFRRMVEKGEKPTVISYGALLSALEKGKLYDEALQVWKHMIKMGIEPNLYAYTIMASIYTAQGKFNIVDSIIKEMVSTGVEPTVVTFNAIISGCARNGMGSVAYEWFQRMKTQNITPNEVSYEMLIEALGNDGKPRLAYELYVRALTEGLSLSTKAYDAVLLSTQAYGATIDLSILGPRPPEKRKRVEIRKSLSEFCNIADVPRRSRPFDREEIFTAQTKGT, from the coding sequence ATGCCTTATCTAAATGTATGGTCTTCAAGAACAAACTGCCTTATCTCTGAACAAGAGTTGGCTTCATCTTCTAGTTCAGTTTTTACATGGAGGAGAAATGAAAGTCGGGTTCTTGCATACTCTGATCATGTATCCACAACTCTTAGGTATACAAGCAACAAGCCTAAGTTTAGAAATCAAGATTTTTGTTTGAGAACAGAATTCTTTCCTTTTCGCTGCCGAAAGAAGGATTCTTTTGGCCCATCTTTTGCTTTGACACAGGCCTCTGAAGAGAAAGCTATTGATTGTGATGTAAGAAAACAAAATTCACAATCTTTCACTAGAGGGGAAGGTGGGGTTGAGGGTTTCGATTGTGTTCAATTGGAGGAAAAGGGGGACTTAACTCACAATGCTGAGTATGATGATGATGGTGATGTTGGAAGTGAGGAGGAAGAGGCAGGGAGAGTTAAAGGCGAGAAGGTGGATGTTCGAGCTCTGGCACGGAGCTTGCACTTTGTCAAAACTGCAGATGAGGTAGATGAAATTCTTAAGGATAAGGTTGAATTGCCCCTTCAAGTTTACTCATCTATGATTAGAGGTTTTGGTAAAGATAAGAAGCTGAATTCTGCTATAGCACTTGTTGAGTGGTTAAGGAGGAGGAACAAGGATAATATTGGCTCTATTAGCTTAAATGTGTTCATTTATAACAGTCTTTTAGGCGCCATAAAGGAGGCGGGGAAGTATGATTTTGTTGATAAAGTCATGGACGATATGATCTCAGAAGGAGTGCAGCCTAATGTTGTGACGTACAATACTTTAATGAGAATTTATATAGAACAAGGTCGGGAACTTGAAGCTCTCAATCTTTTCAGACGGATGCCAAAGAAGGGACTCTCTCCTAGTCCTGCATCCTATTCCACTGCCTTGTTTGCTTATCGGAGACTTGAAGATGGATTTGGTGCTATAACTTTCTTTGTCGAGACAAGagagaaatatcaaaatggtgAAATTGGAAATATTGAGGAAGAAAACTGGGAGTATGAATTTGCCAAGCTTGAGAATTACATAATTCGAATTTGCTACCAGGTGATGCGGCAGTGGCTGGTAAAGGGTGAAAACGCAAACACCAATGTTCTGAAACTACTAACGGATATGGATAAGGCTAGGCTCCAACTAAGTCGTGCAGAATATGAACGCCTAGTGTGGGCATGTACCCGTGAAGAACATCATGTTGTAGCAAAAGAACTGTATAATAGGATAAGAGAGATAGATACAGAGATTAGCTTATCCGTCTGCAACCATATTATTTGGTTGATGGGTAAGGCGAAAAAATGGTGGGCAGCTCTTGAAATTTAtgaggatttgttggataagggacCAAAACCAAACAACATGTCATATGAACTGATAGTTTCTCATTTTAACATACTTCTGAGTGCAGCCAGAAAAAGAGGTATTTGGCGATGGGGTGTTAGGTTGCTGAATAAAATGGAAGAGAAGGGGCTAAAACCCAGCAGCAGGGAATGGAATGCCGTGCTTGTTGCCTGTTCCAAGGCTTCAGAAACATCTGCTGCAGTGCAGATATTTAGGAGAATGGTAGAGAAAGGTGAAAAACCAACAGTTATCTCCTATGGAGCATTGCTCAGTGCTCTAGAGAAAGGTAAGCTCTATGATGAAGCCCTTCAGGTATGGAAACATATGATCAAAATGGGCATCGAGCCAAATTTGTATGCCTATACTATTATGGCATCAATTTACACTGCTCAAGGGAAATTTAACATAGTTGATTCTATCATCAAGGAGATGGTTTCCACTGGAGTTGAGCCTACAGTTGTTACATTCAATGCTATTATCAGTGGATGTGCTCGGAATGGTATGGGAAGTGTTGCATACGAGTGGTTTCAGCgtatgaaaactcaaaacatAACCCCCAATGAGGTTAGCTATGAAATGCTAATTGAGGCTCTCGGGAATGATGGCAAGCCGAGGCTAGCATATGAGTTGTATGTGAGGGCTCTAACTGAAGGCCTGAGTCTTTCTACAAAGGCTTATGATGCAGTCCTCTTGTCTACACAGGCATATGGTGCGACTATTGATCTCAGCATTCTTGGCCCCCGTCCAccagaaaaaaggaaaagagtgGAAATCAGGAAAAGCTTGTCAGAATTCTGTAATATAGCTGATGTTCCTAGAAGAAGCAGGCCCTTTGACAGGGAAGAAATTTTTACTGCTCAGACAAAAGGAACATGA